A portion of the Carya illinoinensis cultivar Pawnee chromosome 11, C.illinoinensisPawnee_v1, whole genome shotgun sequence genome contains these proteins:
- the LOC122280895 gene encoding probable methyltransferase PMT14, which yields MGSKHNSSGNRTRPLSIFVIIGLCCFFYLLGAWQKSGFGKGDGIALEITRQTDCSIFTDLNFEAHHNLVEIIQPYTPKAKVFKPCDIRYRDYTPCQEQDRAMKFPRENMIYRERHCPPDEEKLRCLIPAPKGYATPFPWPKSRDYAHYANVPYKSLTVEKAVQNWVQFQGDVFKFPGGGTMFPQGADAYINELASVIPIADGSVRTALDTGCGVASWGAYLLKKNVLAMSFAPRDNHEAQVQFALERGVPAVIGVLGSIHLPYPSRAFDMAQCSRCLIPWTANDGMYLMEVDRVLRPGGYWILSGPPINWKTYYQTWKRSKEDVMAEQRKIEELAELLCWEKKYEKGDIAIWRKKINAKSCRRKSANICASMDADDVWYKKMDTCITPFPEVTSADEVAGGELKKFPARLFSVPPRIAKGSIEGVTTVSYQEDNKLWRKRLDVYKRINGLIGTTRYRNVIDMNAGLGGFAAALESRNSWVMNVVPAIAKNTLGVIYERGLIGIYHNWCEGFSTYPRTYDLIHASGVFSLYQNTCQLEDILLEMDRILRPEGSVILRDGVDVLNKVKKIAGGMRWNTKLIDHEDGPLVPEKILVAFKQYWVGSSGNSTSNDQ from the exons ATGGGGTCTAAGCATAACTCATCGGGCAATAGAACACGCCCCTTGTcgatatttgttattattggtCTCTGCTGTTTCTTTTACCTTTTGGGAGCATGGCAGAAGAGTGGCTTTGGAAAAGGGGATGGCATAGCTCTGGAAATAACCAGGCAGACAGATTGCAGCATCTTTACGGATTTAAATTTCGAGGCTCACCACAATCTCGTTGAAATTATTCAACCTTACACACCTAAAGCCAAAGTTTTCAAGCCATGTGATATTCGATACAGAGATTATACTCCTTGTCAAGAACAAGACCGAGCAATGAAATTCCCAAGGGAAAATATGATATACAGGGAAAGACATTGCCCTCCTGATGAAGAAAAATTGCGCTGTCTTATCCCAGCGCCGAAAGGATACGCGACTCCTTTCCCCTGGCCTAAAAGCCGTGATTATGCCCACTATGCTAATGTTCCTTATAAAAGCCTGACGGTTGAGAAGGCTGTCCAGAACTGGGTGCAGTTTCAGGGAGATGTGTTCAAATTTCCAGGTGGAGGAACAATGTTCCCTCAAGGTGCAGATGCATATATCAATGAACTTGCATCAGTTATTCCAATTGCAGATGGCTCTGTCAGAACAGCACTGGATACTGGTTGTGGA GTTGCAAGCTGGGGTGCATACTTGCTAAAGAAAAATGTATTGGCAATGTCCTTCGCACCAAGGGACAATCATGAAGCACAGGTACAGTTTGCATTAGAACGAGGTGTACCTGCTGTTATAGGTGTTCTCGGTTCAATACATCTTCCATACCCATCAAGAGCCTTTGATATGGCTCAGTGCTCTCGATGTTTGATACCGTGGACTGCAAATG ATGGCATGTACCTGATGGAAGTTGACCGAGTCCTCAGACCTGGTGGATACTGGATCCTGTCTGGCCCTCCAATCAATTGGAAGACCTACTACCAAACATGGAAACGATCTAAGGAGGATGTCATGGCTGAACAAAGAAAGATTGAAGAGCTGGCGGAACTTCTTTGCTGGGAAAAGAAGTATGAGAAGGGAGATATTGCTATttggaggaaaaaaataaacgCCAAATCATGCAGAAGAAAGTCAGCCAATATATGTGCATCAATGGATGCTGATGACGTGTG GTACAAGAAAATGGACACGTGTATAACTCCCTTCCCTGAGGTAACCAGTGCAGATGAAGTAGCAGGAGGGGAGTTGAAGAAGTTTCCAGCTAGGCTTTTTTCTGTCCCTCCTAGAATAGCTAAAGGATCCATTGAAGGTGTCACAACTGTATCTTACCAAGAGGACAATAAACTTTGGAGAAAACGTTTAGATGTCTACAAAAGGATAAATGGATTGATTGGCACTACAAGATATCGGAATGTCATAGATATGAATGCAGGCCTTGGAGGATTTGCTGCTGCACTTGAATCACGAAATTCTTGGGTGATGAATGTGGTGCCTGCAATTGCTAAGAACACTTTAGGTGTCATTTATGAGAGAGGTTTAATCGGCATATATCATAACTG GTGTGAAGGCTTTTCTACTTACCCAAGGACATACGACCTTATTCATGCGAGTGGTGTATTCAGCTTGTATCAGAACAC gtgCCAACTAGAAGACATCCTTCTGGAGATGGATCGCATCTTGCGGCCTGAAGGGTCTGTCATCTTGAGGGACGGAGTTGATGTCCTGAATAAGGTTAAGAAAATTGCTGGAGGCATGAGATGGAATACCAAATTGATAGATCATGAGGACGGACCCCTTGTGCCAGAGAAGATATTGGTTGCATTCAAACAGTATTGGGTCGGCAGTAGCGGAAACAGCACATCCAATGACCAGTAA